A section of the Saccopteryx leptura isolate mSacLep1 chromosome 6, mSacLep1_pri_phased_curated, whole genome shotgun sequence genome encodes:
- the KATNBL1 gene encoding KATNB1-like protein 1 isoform X1, producing MASETHNVKKRNFCNNIEDHSIDLPRKRISNFTNKNMKEVKKSPKQLATYIHRTVGQTVKSSDKLRKVIYHRKKVHHPFPNPCYKKKQSPRSGGCDMANKENELACAGHLPEKLHRECRTYLLNSSDSGSSQTESPSSKYSGFFSEVSQDHETMAQVLFSRNLRLNVALTFWKKRSISELVAYLVRIEDLGVVVDCLPVLTNSLQEEKQYISLGCCVDLLPLVKSLLKSKFEEYIIVGLNWLQAVIKRWWSELSSKTEIINDGNIQILKQQLSGLWEQENHLTLVPGYTGCRCLFITVELKYFIY from the exons ATGGCATCTGAAACGCACAATGTTAAAAAACGGAATTTTTGTAATAATATTGAGGATCATTCCATTGATCTTCCTAGAAAAAGGATCTCTAATTTCACTAATAAGAACATGAAGGAG gtTAAGAAATCTCCAAAACAGTTGGCTACTTACATACATAG AACAGTTGGACAAACTGTGAAAAGCTCAGATAAACTACGTAAGGTGATCTACCACAGAAAGAAAGTTCATCATCCTTTTCCAAATCCTTGTTATAAGAAGAAACAGTCCCCTAGGAGTGGGGGCTGTGACAtggcaaataaagaaaatgaactgGCTTGTGCGGGCCACTTGCCTGAAAAATTACACCGTGAGTGTCGAACATATTTGCTTAACTCCAGTGATTCTGGTTCTTCACAGACAGAAAGCCCATCATCAAAGTACAGTGGGTTTTTCTCTGAG GTTTCTCAGGACCATGAAACAATGGCACAAGTTTTGTTCAGCAGGAATTTGAGATTGAATGTAGCTTTAactttctggaaaaaaagaagtataagtgAACTTGTAGCTTATTTGGTGAG GATAGAAGACCTTGGAGTGGTGGTAGATTGCCTTCCTGTACTTACCAATag tttacagGAGGAAAAACAATACATCTCACTCGGCTGCTGTGTAGACTTGTTGCCTCTAGTAAAGTCACTACTTAAAAGCAAATTTGAAGA ATATATAATAGTTGGTTTAAACTGGCTTCAAGCAGTCATAAAAAGGTGGTGGTCTGAACTATCATCCAAAACAGAGATTATAAATGATGG aaatattcagattttaaaacaacaattaaGTGGACTATGGGAACAAGAAAACCATCTTACTTTGGTTCCAGGATATACTG gaTGTAGATGCTTATTTATTACAGTTGAATTGAAATACTTCATCtactaa
- the KATNBL1 gene encoding KATNB1-like protein 1 isoform X2: MASETHNVKKRNFCNNIEDHSIDLPRKRISNFTNKNMKEVKKSPKQLATYIHRTVGQTVKSSDKLRKVIYHRKKVHHPFPNPCYKKKQSPRSGGCDMANKENELACAGHLPEKLHRECRTYLLNSSDSGSSQTESPSSKYSGFFSEVSQDHETMAQVLFSRNLRLNVALTFWKKRSISELVAYLVRIEDLGVVVDCLPVLTNSLQEEKQYISLGCCVDLLPLVKSLLKSKFEEYIIVGLNWLQAVIKRWWSELSSKTEIINDGNIQILKQQLSGLWEQENHLTLVPGYTGNIAKDVDAYLLQLN; encoded by the exons ATGGCATCTGAAACGCACAATGTTAAAAAACGGAATTTTTGTAATAATATTGAGGATCATTCCATTGATCTTCCTAGAAAAAGGATCTCTAATTTCACTAATAAGAACATGAAGGAG gtTAAGAAATCTCCAAAACAGTTGGCTACTTACATACATAG AACAGTTGGACAAACTGTGAAAAGCTCAGATAAACTACGTAAGGTGATCTACCACAGAAAGAAAGTTCATCATCCTTTTCCAAATCCTTGTTATAAGAAGAAACAGTCCCCTAGGAGTGGGGGCTGTGACAtggcaaataaagaaaatgaactgGCTTGTGCGGGCCACTTGCCTGAAAAATTACACCGTGAGTGTCGAACATATTTGCTTAACTCCAGTGATTCTGGTTCTTCACAGACAGAAAGCCCATCATCAAAGTACAGTGGGTTTTTCTCTGAG GTTTCTCAGGACCATGAAACAATGGCACAAGTTTTGTTCAGCAGGAATTTGAGATTGAATGTAGCTTTAactttctggaaaaaaagaagtataagtgAACTTGTAGCTTATTTGGTGAG GATAGAAGACCTTGGAGTGGTGGTAGATTGCCTTCCTGTACTTACCAATag tttacagGAGGAAAAACAATACATCTCACTCGGCTGCTGTGTAGACTTGTTGCCTCTAGTAAAGTCACTACTTAAAAGCAAATTTGAAGA ATATATAATAGTTGGTTTAAACTGGCTTCAAGCAGTCATAAAAAGGTGGTGGTCTGAACTATCATCCAAAACAGAGATTATAAATGATGG aaatattcagattttaaaacaacaattaaGTGGACTATGGGAACAAGAAAACCATCTTACTTTGGTTCCAGGATATACTGGTAATATAGCTAAG gaTGTAGATGCTTATTTATTACAGTTGAATTGA